The following are encoded in a window of Arachis duranensis cultivar V14167 unplaced genomic scaffold, aradu.V14167.gnm2.J7QH unplaced_Scaffold_165934, whole genome shotgun sequence genomic DNA:
- the LOC107477966 gene encoding GDSL esterase/lipase At4g16230-like — translation MRRIMKNMLIIIFLAAEGMVVGSRLLFNVVGYRDPAVPAVYIFGDSTFDVGTNNFLNDTKSKADMPFYGIDYSPSQSKPTGRFSNGYNTADCIVQLLGFKESPPPFLYLVENDTEDFNTQILKGVNFAGGGAGILHHTGKKRFGRVISMEEQIEQFSRVGDNMTRYLNESAAKGIINKSLILISVGSNDINEFLMFNVSNSSSLIQQLQQFLPDLIASYQAHLTNLINLGGRKFGILGLAPLGSVPDVRGSYGGNSSNEINAVAQLFNYGLYYMLLDLNSSKFPEFNFSFGNTYSITTEMINNPASLATACCGNQTLTGGIPCSPNATVCEFRHKFLFWDRHHPTEYGSQLAANDLFNGGSEFVSPFNLSTLVQTS, via the exons ATGAGAAGAATaatgaagaatatgttaattattattttcctAGCTGCTGAAGGCATGGTTGTTGGGTCGAGATTATTATTCAATGTGGTGGGGTATAGAGATCCAGCAGTGCCTGCAGTTTACATATTTGGGGACTCAACTTTTGATGTTGGTACCAACAATTTCTTGAATGATACAAAGTCAAAGGCTGATATGCCATTTTATGGGATTGATTATTCTCCTTCTCAATCCAAGCCTACTGGAAGGTTTAGCAATGGTTATAACACTGCTGATTGCATTG TGCAATTACTAGGATTCAAGGAGAGTCCACCGCCATTTCTGTATCTTGTAGAAAATGATACAGAAGATTTCAACACCCAAATCCTTAAGGGAGTCAATTTTGCTGGAGGAGGAGCAGGGATTCTCCACCACACTGGAAAAAAACGCTTT GGGAGGGTTATATCCATGGAAGAACAAATTGAACAATTCTCAAGAGTTGGCGACAATATGACACGGTATCTAAATGAAAGTGCCGCAAAAGGTATAATCAACAAATCTCTAATCCTTATAAGTGTGGGAAGCAATGACATAAATGAATTCTTGATGTTCAATGTAAGCAACTCCAGCAGCCTCATCCAACAACTGCAACAATTCTTGCCGGACTTGATCGCTAGCTACCAAGCTCATCTCACG AATTTAATAAACCTGGGAGGCAGAAAATTTGGCATACTAGGTCTTGCTCCTCTTGGTTCTGTCCCAGATGTGCGTGGAAGTTATGGTGGTAACTCTTCGAATGAAATCAATGCTGTTGCTCAACTCTTCAACTATGGATTGTATTATATGCTGCTAGATTTGAACTCATCAAAGTTTCCTGAATTTAATTTCTCCTTTGGAAACACATATTCAATTACCACTGAAATGATCAACAATCCTGCATCACTTG CAACTGCTTGCTGCGGAAATCAAACTCTCACCGGTGGAATCCCATGTAGCCCAAATGCGACAGTATGCGAATTCCGCCACAAATTCTTGTTTTGGGATAGGCACCATCCAACTGAATATGGCTCTCAGCTTGCTGCCAATGATCTTTTCAATGGCGGATCTGAATTTGTGTCACCCTTCAATTTAAGTACATTGGTTCAAACTTCATGA